One window of the Hoplias malabaricus isolate fHopMal1 chromosome Y, fHopMal1.hap1, whole genome shotgun sequence genome contains the following:
- the LOC136678594 gene encoding cadherin-11-like, with protein MSPSYTFEVEENAPGGTLVGRVHARDTDIANNPIRYLIPRYTDLEEFFSIGPEDGTIKTTRPLDRETQAWHNISVSATEIGGHHQDAKVRVNIKVKDVNDNAPEFATQEEVLMCENVAPGTIIKTVSAVDKDEMAHRQHFHFSLPPKLANNLNFSLKDNRDNTANVVVVRRGFSRLSQDVYELPIEINDNGVPPLSSSNTLVIRVCSCDSKDTILTCNVEPYVLPAGLSTGALIAILACIVILLAIVVLFVALRRQKKEPLIMFEEEDVRENIITYDDEGGGEEDTEAFDIATLQNPDGANGFLPRKDIKPELQFPLRPGMRPAASSVDVDDFIKTRISEADNDPTAPPYDSIQVYGYEGRGSVAGSLSSLESVTTDSDLDYDYLHSWGPRFKKLADLYGSKDSADDNS; from the exons ATGTCCCCGAGCTACACCTTTGAGGTGGAGGAGAACGCCCCCGGGGGGACGCTAGTGGGACGAGTCCACGCCAGAGACACAGACATCGCTAATAACCCCATCAG ATATTTAATCCCTCGCTACACGGATCTGGAGGAGTTTTTCAGCATCGGCCCCGAGGACGGCACCATAAAGACCACGAGACCTCTGGACCGAGAAACTCAAGCCTGGCACAACATCTCCGTCAGCGCCACAGAGATCG GCGGACACCACCAGGACGCAAAGGTCCGCGTCAATATCAAAGTGAAAGACGTAAACGACAACGCTCCCGAGTTCGCCACTCAGGAGGAGGTGCTCATGTGTGAAAACGTCGCCCCCGGCACC ATCATAAAGACGGTCAGCGCGGTGGACAAAGACGAGATGGCGCATCGTCAGCACTTCCACTTCAGCCTCCCGCCGAAGCTGGCGAACAACCTCAACTTCTCTCTGAAGGACAACAGAg ACAACACGGCGAACGTGGTGGTGGTCCGGAGGGGCTTCAGCCGGTTGAGCCAGGACGTGTACGAGCTGCCGATCGAGATCAACGATAACGGGGTTCCTCCGCTGAGCAGCTCCAACACGCTGGTGATCCGCGTGTGCAGCTGTGACAGTAAAGACACCATTCTGACCTGCAACGTGGAGCCGTACGTCCTCCCGGCTGGACTAAGCACAGGGGCGCTCATCGCCATCCTCGCCTGCATCGTCATCCTGCTGG CGATCGTGGTGTTGTTCGTGGCTCTACGGCGTCAGAAGAAGGAGCCTCTGATCATGTTCGAGGAGGAGGACGTGCGTGAGAACATCATCACGTACGACGACGAGGGCGGAGGGGAGGAGGACACGGAGGCGTTCGACATCGCCACGCTGCAGAACCCCGACGGCGCCAACGGCTTCCTGCCGCGGAAGGACATCAAACCTGAGCTGCAGTTCCCCCTGAGGCCAGGCATGAGGCCGGCGGCCAGCAGCGTAGACGTGGACGACTTCATAAAGACCCGCATCAGCGAGGCCGACAACGACCCCACGGCGCCCCCTTACGACTCCATCCAGGTCTATGGCTACGAGGGGCGGGGCTCCGTCGCCGGCTCACTGAGCTCCCTCGAGTCCGTCACCACCGACTCAGACCTGGACTACGACTACCTCCACAGCTGGGGACCGCGCTTCAAAAAACTCGCCGACCTGTACGGCTCCAAAGACTCCGCTGATGACAACTCCTAA